One part of the Thermoanaerobacterium sp. CMT5567-10 genome encodes these proteins:
- a CDS encoding HD family phosphohydrolase, producing MLIKDMPIKKILLSQKAYLIYITLIYLVITIFLFYTAIAPPKFDIKAGDVAQIDIKAPKDIVDNLATQKKIQEAINSVNPKYDYDENVAQESYVKLTDFFNKLRNIRKSNAQPDEKLNTLKETLPIKLDEQSLKVLLSAEDNTIITAESLAISTEKATMSRQITDDALSGALSSVKSVVDNSDLSQDLKPIVYTIISSVISPNMIYNASETELARKEAAEKVEPVVYKKGQNIIVSGEVVTSDQIRVLKALGLLKNNSRIDIAMLSGIIMLLLLSLFITIYYINRLNKKVKEKNAYIQILYLLGIIYYFIVIALKNINPLLIPSEMLALSVSVILDPFIGIMLNTFFSIIGGMMLNFNQAFFIMSIFGGTIGAIKMVNSKQRIDFVKAGIYVSAVNTLSILGVGLINSNNIISVLESSLWGIISGAFSVILAIGLLPFWEAGFDIITPLKLLELSNPNNPLLKKLMMDAPGTYHHSIIVANLAEAGSDAIGANSLLTRVGAYYHDIGKVKRPYFFKENQFTDENLHDKISPDLSTLVITSHVKDGVELAKKYKLPEDIINLIREHHGTSLVKYFYSKALKADDLCEEDSFRYPGPKPQTKESAILMLADSIEASVRSLREPTDDEIETMINKIIDDRLKDGQLDKSNLTLKDIKVLAKSFLTSLNGIYHHRIEYPEIENNKAEVLQ from the coding sequence ATGTTAATTAAGGACATGCCGATAAAAAAAATACTGTTAAGTCAAAAGGCATATTTAATATACATTACATTGATATACCTAGTTATAACAATTTTTTTATTTTACACAGCCATAGCTCCACCAAAGTTTGATATTAAAGCAGGAGATGTTGCCCAGATAGATATTAAAGCACCTAAGGATATAGTTGATAATTTGGCAACACAGAAAAAGATTCAAGAAGCAATCAATAGTGTTAATCCAAAATATGATTATGATGAAAATGTTGCACAAGAGTCGTATGTGAAACTAACCGACTTTTTTAACAAATTAAGGAATATAAGAAAATCTAATGCACAACCTGATGAAAAACTAAATACATTAAAAGAAACGCTTCCAATTAAACTAGATGAACAATCACTTAAAGTTTTGCTATCTGCGGAAGATAATACTATAATTACTGCTGAATCATTGGCGATTTCTACTGAAAAGGCTACAATGTCGAGACAGATAACTGATGATGCTTTATCTGGAGCACTAAGTAGTGTAAAGAGTGTTGTTGACAATTCGGATTTAAGTCAGGATTTGAAACCGATAGTTTACACTATAATATCATCGGTGATTTCTCCTAACATGATATATAATGCAAGCGAGACAGAACTTGCTAGGAAAGAAGCTGCTGAAAAAGTAGAGCCAGTTGTTTACAAAAAAGGACAAAACATCATTGTAAGTGGGGAAGTCGTTACAAGCGACCAAATTCGGGTTTTAAAGGCTTTGGGGCTGTTAAAGAATAACAGCAGGATAGATATAGCTATGCTTTCTGGGATTATTATGCTATTATTGTTGTCTCTGTTTATCACTATATACTATATAAATAGGCTCAATAAAAAAGTGAAAGAAAAGAACGCATATATTCAAATACTTTATTTGTTGGGAATTATATATTATTTTATTGTTATTGCATTAAAAAATATAAATCCATTATTGATACCTTCTGAAATGTTAGCATTATCTGTATCTGTAATATTAGATCCATTTATTGGTATAATGCTAAATACCTTTTTTTCAATTATTGGTGGAATGATGTTGAATTTTAATCAAGCATTTTTTATCATGTCCATATTTGGGGGTACCATTGGAGCTATAAAAATGGTAAATTCTAAACAAAGAATTGATTTTGTCAAAGCAGGTATCTACGTAAGTGCTGTTAATACATTATCTATATTAGGTGTAGGTTTGATAAATAGTAATAATATTATATCTGTTCTAGAAAGCAGTTTGTGGGGAATTATTAGTGGTGCTTTTAGCGTGATTCTTGCTATTGGATTGCTTCCATTTTGGGAAGCAGGATTTGATATAATAACACCTCTAAAATTACTTGAACTTTCAAATCCCAACAATCCTTTATTGAAAAAATTGATGATGGACGCTCCTGGTACGTATCATCATAGTATAATTGTTGCTAATTTAGCAGAGGCTGGTTCTGATGCGATTGGTGCTAACAGTCTTTTAACAAGAGTAGGTGCATATTATCATGATATAGGGAAAGTAAAAAGACCTTATTTTTTCAAAGAAAATCAATTTACTGATGAAAATCTTCATGATAAAATATCTCCAGATTTAAGTACATTGGTGATTACGTCACATGTGAAAGATGGTGTAGAACTGGCTAAAAAGTATAAATTACCTGAGGATATTATTAACTTAATACGAGAACATCATGGGACATCCCTTGTAAAGTATTTTTACAGCAAAGCATTAAAAGCTGATGACTTGTGTGAAGAAGACTCTTTTAGGTATCCTGGTCCTAAGCCGCAAACGAAAGAATCTGCAATTTTAATGCTGGCAGATTCTATTGAAGCATCAGTAAGATCCCTTCGTGAACCGACAGATGACGAAATTGAAACTATGATTAATAAAATAATTGATGACAGGTTAAAAGATGGACAGCTGGACAAAAGCAATTTAACATTAAAAGATATTAAAGTTTTAGCTAAGTCTTTTTTGACTTCTTTGAATGGGATATATCATCATA
- the yqfC gene encoding sporulation protein YqfC, translating into MKSNTIKEGILNLVDFPKDVLLNLPKITVIGNTQITVENHRGIIEYIPERIRINSTIGMIRISGKNMIINSVMTEILVITGKIINIEIII; encoded by the coding sequence ATGAAGTCAAACACAATAAAAGAAGGAATTTTAAATTTAGTTGACTTTCCGAAAGATGTGTTACTGAACCTTCCTAAGATAACCGTAATAGGTAATACGCAAATAACAGTTGAAAATCATAGAGGCATAATAGAGTATATACCAGAAAGAATAAGAATTAATTCAACAATAGGAATGATTAGAATATCTGGCAAGAACATGATTATAAACTCAGTTATGACAGAAATCCTAGTAATCACTGGGAAGATAATCAACATAGAAATAATTATATAA
- a CDS encoding PhoH family protein, with protein MKEVTIDINNIEQAANLFGKFDENIKLIEEGMDVKIVVRDDMIKISGEDSNVDGAEKVFSELIDIINSGEIITAQNVLYAMRLVNMGEEEKLKSILSDIVCITSRGKQIRCKTYGQKRYVNAIRDNEIVFGIGPAGTGKTYLAMAMAVTSLKNKEIGRIILTRPAVEAGERLGFLPGDLQEKVDPYLRPLYDALYDILGAETFQKYMEKGLIEVAPLAYMRGRTLDDSFIILDEAQNTTPEQMKMFLTRIGFGSKAVITGDITQVDLPKGKRSGLKDVIEILNGIEGIEFVLLKEQDVIRHPLVAKIVKAYESYEKSKESDGSTEEKSSWED; from the coding sequence TTGAAAGAAGTAACAATTGATATTAATAATATAGAGCAAGCAGCAAATCTTTTTGGAAAATTTGACGAAAATATAAAATTGATAGAAGAAGGAATGGATGTAAAAATTGTAGTTCGCGACGATATGATTAAAATTAGTGGTGAAGATAGTAACGTTGATGGTGCAGAAAAAGTGTTTAGTGAACTCATTGACATTATTAATAGCGGTGAGATAATAACGGCTCAAAATGTATTATACGCTATGAGATTAGTTAACATGGGAGAGGAAGAAAAGCTAAAATCCATCTTATCTGACATTGTTTGCATAACATCTAGAGGGAAACAGATTAGATGTAAGACGTATGGTCAAAAGAGATATGTGAATGCCATAAGGGATAATGAGATAGTTTTCGGAATTGGTCCAGCAGGTACAGGTAAAACATATCTGGCTATGGCTATGGCTGTTACCTCTTTAAAGAACAAAGAAATAGGGCGTATAATTTTAACTAGACCTGCTGTAGAAGCAGGAGAACGGCTTGGATTTTTGCCTGGTGATTTGCAAGAAAAAGTTGATCCATACTTAAGACCGCTGTACGATGCCCTGTATGATATATTGGGAGCTGAAACATTTCAAAAGTATATGGAGAAGGGCTTAATAGAGGTAGCGCCACTTGCTTACATGAGGGGACGGACTTTAGATGATTCATTTATTATACTTGATGAAGCACAAAATACTACTCCAGAGCAAATGAAAATGTTTCTTACAAGAATTGGCTTTGGTTCTAAGGCTGTTATAACTGGCGATATAACTCAGGTAGATCTGCCTAAGGGAAAAAGATCGGGACTAAAGGATGTTATAGAGATATTGAATGGAATAGAAGGCATAGAATTTGTTTTATTAAAAGAACAAGATGTCATAAGACATCCTCTTGTTGCGAAAATAGTAAAGGCATATGAATCTTATGAAAAGTCTAAAGAAAGCGATGGAAGTACAGAAGAAAAAAGCTCGTGGGAGGATTAA
- the yqfD gene encoding sporulation protein YqfD → MLAIKLWNFLYGYAIIRIEGLSIERFLNIVISKNIYVWDVKRTDHTTIVAKISLKGFKLLLPYTKVTNCRVYIVEKRGLPFIILYLRRRKMLVIGALSCIILAYIFSTFIWSVEIVNPKNVDESSIISELDKLGLKPGVSKSAIDILKIQQEFLIDEKDIAWIGIDIKGTKAIVKVVEKTTPPAILQENVPCNIIAKKDGIIYKMTVLEGDAVKKVGDTVKTGDVLVSGIVERPNTDTRFVHSMGTVLARTWYEGYADVSLIQQKYERTGKKITVTKISMGNSNLTLSPSKIDFKNYDKKVKLITSSYSPIKITSETYYETVLVEKRLTKDEAKKLAIDKALENIKPAFGKDAKIVSKQEKITMVNANVLRADVVVEVIEDIGTQENINYNTEVKIERSNN, encoded by the coding sequence TTGCTAGCGATAAAATTGTGGAATTTTTTATACGGGTATGCTATTATAAGAATTGAAGGTTTATCAATTGAAAGATTTTTAAATATTGTTATATCGAAAAACATATATGTGTGGGATGTAAAAAGGACAGACCATACTACTATAGTTGCAAAGATTAGCTTAAAAGGTTTTAAGTTGCTATTGCCATATACAAAAGTAACTAATTGCAGAGTATATATTGTCGAAAAAAGGGGTCTTCCGTTTATTATTTTATATTTGCGAAGACGAAAAATGCTTGTAATAGGTGCATTGTCATGTATTATACTGGCATATATTTTTTCAACGTTTATTTGGTCTGTAGAGATTGTAAATCCGAAAAATGTAGATGAAAGTTCCATAATATCAGAACTCGATAAGTTAGGTCTTAAGCCTGGTGTTTCTAAGTCAGCTATTGATATACTAAAGATACAGCAAGAATTTTTAATCGATGAAAAAGATATAGCTTGGATAGGGATCGATATAAAGGGAACAAAAGCTATTGTGAAAGTTGTAGAAAAAACTACACCACCAGCGATTTTACAGGAGAATGTACCGTGTAATATAATAGCTAAAAAAGATGGTATAATATATAAGATGACAGTATTAGAAGGAGATGCTGTTAAAAAAGTTGGAGATACTGTAAAAACAGGAGATGTATTAGTATCCGGCATAGTTGAAAGACCAAATACTGATACACGATTTGTACATTCAATGGGTACAGTATTGGCAAGGACTTGGTATGAAGGTTATGCAGATGTAAGTTTAATACAACAAAAATACGAAAGAACCGGGAAAAAAATCACTGTAACAAAAATATCAATGGGGAATAGTAATTTAACTTTATCGCCTAGTAAGATTGATTTTAAAAATTATGATAAAAAAGTAAAATTAATAACATCAAGCTATTCGCCTATAAAGATAACAAGTGAGACGTATTATGAGACTGTGCTGGTTGAAAAGAGACTGACGAAAGATGAAGCAAAAAAATTAGCAATTGATAAAGCGTTGGAAAATATAAAACCGGCTTTTGGGAAAGATGCTAAAATAGTAAGCAAACAAGAAAAGATTACTATGGTAAATGCTAATGTATTACGGGCTGACGTTGTAGTAGAAGTGATAGAGGATATAGGGACTCAAGAGAATATCAATTATAATACGGAGGTAAAAATTGAAAGAAGTAACAATTGA
- the rpsU gene encoding 30S ribosomal protein S21, whose amino-acid sequence MSEVRVGENESLDNALRRFKRQCSRSGVLSELRKREHYESPSVKRKKKSEAARKRKYKFGK is encoded by the coding sequence GTGTCAGAAGTTCGAGTTGGAGAAAATGAGTCCCTTGATAATGCATTGAGAAGATTTAAACGTCAATGCTCGAGAAGTGGCGTGCTTTCTGAGTTAAGAAAAAGGGAACATTATGAGAGCCCAAGTGTAAAACGCAAAAAGAAATCAGAAGCAGCTAGAAAAAGAAAGTACAAATTTGGCAAGTAA